In the Nitrospirales bacterium LBB_01 genome, one interval contains:
- the hrcA gene encoding heat-inducible transcription repressor HrcA — protein MDERLKKILFAVIESYVDSASPVGSRYISKRFGLGISSATIRNAMYDLEEMGYLSQPHTSAGRMPTGKGYRLLVEELMGFGVSANAELLKLLCDEVIGVRRHLTDFLGAASKILSSYSHYMVVAMETTMENSILGRIELLSYRNDMVAVVLMTEEGTIKHKVSELDVPLSRRDLKSIADFLNSEFRGRTLGEIKVILEKEVRNIKVQRNTLISKVFGFFDRYLSSFDRDVFISGLGELINLPDFDDIGKIKELSNTISDKERIIEILDKITENGGVQVFVGSEPFLDTKELSLVASSVCDRGRPLGVLGLIGPQRMDYASAISIIETSARFLSSRLEGRQEVDFGGKDY, from the coding sequence TTGGACGAAAGACTGAAAAAAATACTTTTTGCTGTTATTGAAAGCTATGTTGACAGCGCTTCTCCTGTGGGGTCTCGCTACATAAGCAAACGGTTTGGGCTTGGCATATCCTCTGCCACAATTCGCAACGCCATGTATGATCTTGAAGAGATGGGCTATCTGTCTCAGCCGCACACATCTGCCGGCAGAATGCCCACCGGTAAGGGTTACAGATTGCTTGTTGAGGAGCTGATGGGCTTTGGAGTGTCAGCTAACGCAGAGCTTTTAAAGCTGCTCTGTGATGAGGTCATTGGCGTCAGAAGACATTTAACTGATTTTCTTGGCGCAGCCTCAAAGATTCTCTCAAGTTATTCCCACTACATGGTGGTCGCTATGGAGACAACTATGGAAAACAGTATTTTGGGGAGGATAGAACTTTTAAGTTATCGTAACGATATGGTGGCCGTTGTGCTTATGACTGAAGAGGGCACGATAAAGCACAAAGTATCAGAGCTTGATGTGCCGCTTTCACGAAGGGATTTAAAAAGCATAGCTGATTTCCTTAACTCTGAGTTCAGAGGACGCACTTTGGGAGAAATTAAAGTAATACTTGAAAAGGAAGTACGCAACATAAAGGTTCAGCGAAACACTCTGATTTCAAAAGTCTTTGGCTTCTTTGACAGGTATTTGAGTTCCTTTGATCGTGATGTCTTTATTTCAGGTCTTGGTGAGCTCATTAATTTGCCCGATTTTGACGATATTGGGAAAATTAAAGAACTCTCCAACACAATCAGTGACAAGGAGAGAATTATTGAGATTCTAGATAAAATAACAGAAAACGGCGGAGTGCAGGTCTTTGTAGGTTCGGAGCCATTTCTTGATACAAAGGAGTTGAGCCTTGTTGCCTCATCAGTATGTGACAGGGGCAGACCTCTGGGAGTGCTTGGGCTTATTGGCCCTCAAAGAATGGATTATGCAAGCGCCATTTCAATTATAGAGACCTCAGCGCGGTTTCTTTCAAGCCGGCTAGAGGGCAGACAGGAGGTTGACTTTGGAGGAAAAGACTATTGA
- the grpE gene encoding nucleotide exchange factor GrpE yields MEEKTIDITVGDDGVKSANTEQASDAEFMPDAKSQLDELEKLRVDNAELKDKYIRLHAEFDNYRKRVQKEKDEIYKYGAEPMVSDLLNVIDNLEAALSHVTDMTNPLAQGIDLTLKELKKILSKYGLLEIDAAGKAFDPAYHHAMTEVQRDDLYDKTVVDVFRKGYTYKERVLRASMVSVSKSAGVQDDIEDTSESKEEKTEFNDIKEGNNG; encoded by the coding sequence TTGGAGGAAAAGACTATTGATATAACAGTTGGCGATGACGGAGTAAAGTCCGCCAATACAGAGCAGGCGTCTGACGCTGAGTTTATGCCGGATGCCAAATCACAACTGGATGAGCTGGAGAAGCTGCGTGTTGATAACGCTGAGCTGAAAGACAAATACATTCGGCTTCATGCCGAGTTTGATAACTATAGGAAAAGGGTTCAGAAGGAAAAGGACGAAATATACAAGTACGGAGCGGAACCTATGGTTTCCGATCTCCTTAATGTTATTGATAACCTTGAGGCTGCTCTTTCTCACGTTACAGATATGACAAATCCATTAGCGCAGGGTATTGATTTGACACTAAAGGAGCTAAAGAAAATCCTTAGCAAATATGGTCTTTTAGAGATAGATGCGGCGGGTAAGGCTTTTGACCCAGCGTACCATCATGCGATGACAGAGGTGCAGAGGGACGACCTTTATGATAAAACAGTTGTCGATGTGTTTAGGAAAGGCTATACGTATAAAGAGAGGGTGTTAAGGGCTTCTATGGTATCAGTGTCCAAAAGTGCGGGAGTGCAAGACGACATAGAGGATACCTCGGAGTCCAAAGAGGAAAAAACTGAATTTAATGATATAAAGGAGGGTAACAATGGCTAA
- the dnaJ gene encoding molecular chaperone DnaJ: MTKDYYETLGVSRSATPDELKKAYRQLALKFHPDRNAGDKESEERFKEINEAYSCLSDPAKRSSYDRFGTADGFSGGGPGFGSFSGGFSDIFGDIFEDILGGFGVGGGTQRSNRPRRGSDLRYDIELNLMEAAFGVEKDITVPRHEPCDKCSGTGSAGGKAPERCSACKGSGQTMFQQGFFSVSKTCSRCGGAGAVITDPCKECSGAGRVRKTRSLNVKIPPGVDSGMKLKLSGEGEAGTKGAPHGDLYVYLSVHEHPFFKRHERDLYCEVPIAFYVAVFGGEIEVPKLKGSGKIKIPSGTQSGEVFRLRGEGIQRVNGGHKGDLIVKVYIDVPKKVTPKQRELLEEYAKESGDEVQRSFAEKVKGFFTN, from the coding sequence ATGACGAAAGATTACTATGAAACTCTTGGCGTAAGCAGATCGGCAACACCGGATGAATTGAAAAAGGCGTACAGGCAGCTTGCACTGAAATTCCATCCGGACAGAAACGCCGGAGACAAAGAATCAGAGGAGCGGTTTAAGGAGATAAATGAAGCGTACTCATGTCTGAGCGACCCTGCCAAAAGATCAAGTTATGACAGATTTGGTACGGCTGATGGTTTTAGTGGCGGTGGTCCTGGGTTTGGTTCATTTTCAGGCGGGTTTTCCGATATTTTCGGGGATATATTTGAGGATATTCTCGGTGGATTTGGAGTTGGAGGCGGTACTCAGAGGTCAAACAGGCCGAGACGTGGCTCTGATCTCAGGTACGATATAGAGCTAAATCTAATGGAGGCCGCCTTTGGAGTTGAAAAAGATATAACTGTGCCGCGTCATGAGCCTTGTGACAAGTGCTCTGGTACTGGTTCAGCCGGAGGCAAAGCTCCTGAGAGGTGTTCAGCGTGTAAAGGCTCCGGGCAGACGATGTTTCAGCAGGGATTTTTCTCAGTCAGTAAGACCTGCAGCAGATGCGGTGGGGCTGGGGCGGTTATCACAGATCCGTGTAAGGAATGCAGTGGCGCCGGGCGTGTGCGTAAAACCCGTTCACTCAATGTGAAAATCCCGCCTGGTGTTGACAGTGGTATGAAACTTAAACTCAGCGGCGAGGGTGAGGCTGGAACTAAGGGCGCCCCACATGGAGACCTTTATGTCTATCTGTCGGTTCATGAACATCCTTTCTTTAAGCGTCACGAGCGTGACTTATATTGTGAAGTGCCAATAGCGTTTTATGTAGCAGTGTTTGGCGGTGAGATAGAAGTTCCAAAACTTAAGGGCAGCGGCAAGATAAAAATTCCCTCCGGCACACAATCCGGCGAGGTTTTTAGGCTGCGGGGTGAGGGGATTCAAAGAGTAAACGGCGGACATAAGGGCGACCTAATCGTTAAGGTTTATATAGACGTACCCAAAAAAGTTACGCCAAAACAAAGAGAGCTTCTTGAGGAATACGCCAAAGAAAGCGGCGATGAGGTTCAAAGGAGTTTTGCTGAAAAAGTAAAGGGATTTTTTACAAACTGA
- a CDS encoding 16S rRNA (uracil(1498)-N(3))-methyltransferase, translating to MHRLYVEEITETDGLIRLSGQNAHYLTNVLRQREGDNVLLFDSSGQVFDATITDAGAKEVVLKLTLQYRPKEEQSVAIVLCQGLIKGTKMDYVVEKATECGVSEIIPFYSTRCQFTETRKLARWNKIAIEASRQSQRVTVPVIKAPVSFSDLLSMIKNQTDSRSYIFYEKGGTSLKSQVLPDDIKTIYTIVGSEGGFSPQEISEAEATGVTALYLGSRVLRSETASLASVLLLQFMFGDMVYS from the coding sequence ATGCACCGTTTATACGTAGAAGAAATAACTGAAACAGACGGTCTCATCCGTTTAAGCGGGCAAAATGCCCACTACCTTACCAATGTGTTAAGGCAGCGCGAGGGTGACAATGTGCTGCTTTTTGATTCGTCAGGGCAGGTGTTTGACGCCACAATTACAGACGCCGGAGCTAAAGAAGTTGTCCTTAAGCTAACTCTTCAATACAGACCAAAAGAGGAACAATCGGTAGCTATAGTGCTGTGTCAGGGACTTATTAAGGGCACTAAGATGGATTATGTGGTTGAAAAAGCTACAGAGTGCGGCGTAAGTGAAATCATTCCATTTTACAGTACCCGCTGCCAATTTACCGAAACAAGAAAACTCGCGCGATGGAACAAAATTGCTATAGAGGCATCGCGGCAGTCACAGCGGGTGACGGTTCCGGTTATAAAAGCGCCGGTAAGTTTTTCCGATTTACTGTCAATGATAAAAAATCAGACTGACAGCCGCTCTTATATTTTTTATGAAAAGGGCGGGACAAGTTTGAAATCTCAAGTATTGCCTGATGATATAAAAACCATATATACGATTGTAGGCTCAGAGGGTGGTTTCAGCCCTCAAGAGATAAGCGAGGCGGAAGCCACAGGCGTAACAGCACTGTATTTAGGCAGCCGAGTGCTCCGCTCCGAAACAGCCTCTTTGGCCTCAGTCCTGCTCCTTCAATTTATGTTTGGCGATATGGTTTATTCATAA